From the Helianthus annuus cultivar XRQ/B chromosome 17, HanXRQr2.0-SUNRISE, whole genome shotgun sequence genome, the window GACGTGAATTTTGAAGCCCACCAAAAGTAGCCATAGAAAAGAGTATGGCCATCAATCCTTTCACAAAATGACCAGTTGTAATTCCCATTAAATGGAATTGTATGATTTCCAAGATCATCATCTCCTGATTTAATATGAACGACAATATCATCTTCAATATTACTTATAACATAAAGATTCCATTTTGAAGTAAGAAAGCAGGCATGAGTTACGGAAATAATCAAAGACAATAATGTGAGTAGGGTAAAGAGGTTATGCATTGCACCCATGATATTGTGAAGCCAACTTCGATTCACAACATAgacaagtttaacgtttaacaaAGTCTTggtatatatagagagagagatcACATACTATGCATTAAAATATTAAACCGTCAGTTTCAAAATGAAAATTTACATCTTGAAACCGATATTTTCATTACAACTAACATTAATACCATCATTATATCGTATTTAAGTATTTTACAATGCATGAGATATTATAcaattttcttatatttattatgtTTATTGTTTTCTTCATGGTTGATATTGGGAACCTGGAAAAGCGGGAGGTCACTCATCAAAGTGGTTTAATAATTAATTCTAGTGTTGAActtaaaagaagaagaaaaaggatgATAAATTGTTACATTTGTGCACTCGAGGGGGTGTCATAGTTTCACCAAATCCACATTAGATTGTGTCTCTGATATATCTTacgggctgtttggcaacatctgaatcaATAAGTGCTAAatgaataagaggtctgaatgggTAAGAGGCTCTAAACCAGTAAGTACTGAACTAGTAAAGTGCTGTTTGGTTACACATCTGAATGACTGtgtaaaatgacatttttaccccttttaattaaaaaaatcattttataaACATAATTAAAAAAACCAATATTTACCCAACCATTTCTTCATATGTGCAGCCATCTTTCTTCATTTTATAAaccatctttctctctctctctacctaaCCATTTCTTCGTATGTGCAGCCAGAGTCCCTCCACCATCAACATCACCGTCGCCACTGCAATTGAACACCAAGCAATCACACAAGGTCCGGCAACGATGACTGAGAGTCCGGTGGTGGCCGGTGGGATTTTTCCGACTGTGGCGTCGTCGCGTACGGCGGCGGAGGTAACTTTCCGGCAACTTTTTCAGAGCCAAAcacccttacccccccccccctaaattgGAACTGGCCTCCGATTCCCCTATCATCATACACGATCAGTTTTACCCCTATATCTTTTTCACCCGAAATGACGGTGATGGTGGCGGCGACGGTGGTTCGGAGGGGGAGAACAAGATTCCGACGGAGGGTGGTGAGCCCAGAGTGAAAAGGAAGATGAAGACTGCCTTTCAGTTGGAGATTCTTGAGAAAACTTTGCTGGTATGTAAAGTATTTTTCTTTTTGATTATCTTGGTTTTGGTTGAATTTTTGGTAAGTTTGTTGCTTGATTTGATCTGTGGAAAAGAAATGAAGGGGAGCGGCGTATTGTTTGATGGAGCTGCTGTAAAGAATTGAGGGAGAAGGGTATTGAAGTCTAATGTTTCATTCAGCTGTGGGTCAGACTCATTCCCATGTATGACCCGGTCAGAGGCTAGTAAGAGGCTGGGTAAGTATTAAGAGGGATGAAACAAACAATCTGAAATCTGACCCGGTCAGACATAAGGTAATAAGAGCCTATTAAGAGGCAAACAAACAAGGCCTTAGGGGTTGTTTGGAAACCTTATGCTAAGCCATTAAGAGGCCAGAAAGGTTAAAAAAGATTCTTTCCGAACGTGAGCGTCACCCAAGAGAGAAACTCCATTTTATGCTCCGTATTTTATGTCATGCATCATGGCTGGGTGAGTTGTCCCATTGCGAATGAATATCCGTGCTTCCAATCTGGTCATGCACTTCTTTAAGATGTGGAACGTGGGAGCTTTCCTCTTATAAAGAGGGCTAAATCTTTCGTAGGGGATAAGGATGGTGTCGATGTCTTAATAGAAAGCGGTTGATAGTCTCGTCTGCTAGGATTTTCCGAACTTCCCTTCGCCTTTTTATCTCTTAGTTAAGGGGGGTTTAGAGAACATATTGATCGTTTTGAACTAAAAGAAAACTTTTGGGTGAAATACACACATTGTGTATAATATCGTCACTAATAGTTGCATAGAAGTCTCTAAAACATAGAAAAGCAGGATGTCCATAAAGTGTACCTGTCGGAGTCCTATTAAAACCAATAAATATAGGTCTGCCTACCATCCACACGTTAGAATAAATAGAGTTTTCCGAAAAAACCTGCTAGTTGAATAGGACCTTTTAGGGATAAGAGACATATGGATAAAAAGAGAGCCAAAAAAGGATCGGTTAACATGTTTCTAAAACTTACCCATTAAGATACTCCATGAACCATTAAGAGATGTTTTTTAAGTGAACCAAACACACACTACCTCTGTCCGATTCAGAGGTAGCCTTTACCAAACAGAAATTTTTTtaaaggaataatggattttaataattctaacTATTGCCCATTGGCCGGCAAtggtcccaacttcaaaaattcccACTAGCGGTCCTATCTTTTCACATATTGGCCTTCAATgtaccctgactaacagaacgcATACGCCATTAGTCTCCGATCGCcgtaaaaacgtttttggccggaaaaaGCTTCCTAAAGATCCGATCTATGGTTACAAACAAGTTTGGGATGAAAACTTTGAGTTTTCTAgctaaaaagttgagttttccagCCAAAAAGAAGTTTTTCGGCGAAAAAAGAGTTTTTCTGACGACCTTAATAATTGGATCTTTTTACTAGAAAAGATTCATAAAGGTGCGTAATTGGATcgttacaaagaggtttgagacGAAAAGGTTGAGTTTTCCGGTCAAAAtggagttttccggccaaaaacgtttttccggtgACCGGAGACTAACGACGTTAGCGTTCTGTTAGTTAAGGTCCATTGAAGACCAATATGTGAAAAGATGGGACCGCCAATGGGACTTTTTGAACTTGGGACCTGCCGACCAATGGGcaatagtttggattattaaaatctattattccttttttaaaaatgaaataagagtaaattacaagttttgtcctttatgtttgtaccaaattgcaggcaGTGTCATTTACCTTTAaatttgatgagttttgtccttaacgtttcaaaatcttgcacgttatgtcctttagccctaactcagtcagatttttttgttaaatatgttGCACATGAGGGCATCTTTGTCATTTTATCTTTTAGGGGCTATTTTGTGATAAATTATTATTCAGGGACTATATGTAAAACactaaaaaaagaaatataaaaactCTCCCTCCTCTCTCTatcttctctctctcctctctctcctctctctctctctctctcttatcaCTTCTCCGATCAGAAAAACAACTCTCTGATATCGGGACAAACTCTCCGATCAACAAGTGTAGGATTAGAAAAACAACTCTCTGATCTCGTAAGCATTGTAATTCCATCAGAAATCTTCGTCGTAGTCGGACTACACGGCACCGACCTCACCGGAGAATCCAAACTCCACCGGAGAATCTGTCTCATGGCGGCAATAAGATGAGCGGTTGGATCAGGCGGCGGACCTGGCGAGATCGGCGATCTACAGAACGACACTTGGCGAGTCATCGCTTCTTCGGTTGTTATCAACTGTTTGCTCCTAATGATCTCATCCTTAACCGCCTCTCCACGTAATCCACAGATCCATTTATGTTGATAATGTTCTCGTATCCGTTCTATGTACTCTGGTGTGCACTCCTCCGTCAATCCGCAACAATCGCACTTAACGGATTCTACTTCGGTCATCTCTGTTATAGATTTTGTTGCTGCTGGTTGTGATTCAGTTGATGGCATCAACATCGCATTGCTAATTACGGTGGTTGACATTTTTAAGATTGAACAAGCTGAAACATACACTTATTCGTTTCAAAATAAATATTTTGTTGACAGAAAATCAAAATTAGATTAAATTACCTTCACTGTTTACCGGTTTCTCACTTCATTCAAGCTCAATTTTCCTCAAATTGAACTCAACTCTTTTACAGAGTGAAAACCAGGGGAGCTAATGTTTTATAGCACAATTTGGAAAGGCTGCAGATGAGTGATGCTAGGCTTGTAGCAGTTTCACATTGTCAAAATTTGGGGGAGAAATGATGAGAGAGAcaggagagagagaagagagaggagGAGAAATGATAatgagagagagatgagagagagaagagagaggagGGAGAGTTTTTATATTTCCTTTTTTATTTTCAGTGTTTTATATATAGTCCCTAAATAATAATTTACTACAAAATAGCCCCTGAAAGATAAAATGACAAACATGCTCTGATGTGCAAGTCATatgaccatatttaacaaaaaaatctgactgagttagggttaaaggacataatgtgcaagattttgaaacgttaaggacaaaactcatcaaatttaaaggcaaaggacaccgtctgtaatttggtacaaacataaaggacaaaacttgtaatttacttaTGAAATAATTTCCGGATCAACCTCAAAAATTTTAATGTTGATTGGAAAACATGCTTAAGCTATTTCATCACATTCTTCTTGCTGGGATGGGTAACCAGTGACCGAGCACACAACCAATCACACAAGCATATAACCCAACAGGTTCGACA encodes:
- the LOC110922823 gene encoding uncharacterized protein LOC110922823; translated protein: MSTTVISNAMLMPSTESQPAATKSITEMTEVESVKCDCCGLTEECTPEYIERIREHYQHKWICGLRGEAVKDEIIRSKQLITTEEAMTRQVSFCRSPISPGPPPDPTAHLIAAMRQILRWSLDSPVRSVPCSPTTTKISDGITMLTRSESCFSNPTLVDRRVCPDIRELFF